From a region of the Mycobacterium sp. SMC-8 genome:
- a CDS encoding site-specific integrase encodes MSAADADRSKRTRRAAPITKHTAQNGTKSYWFQADVGTKPDGSRDRRRFTYRTLTEARKEWHRITAEVAAGTYAKATTLTVDEACDQWLAGRRGVRRVTLEGYRNDLKPVRRHLGGKKLQQLTKADGDSLVEWMLTAGRQSPRHYRPESLAGRVAAVIAAHPEGISSRELAAAFPADDVHTCLSGLVRAGRVARPRRAVYVLAAQPPGGESDDLGGVGVVSVRSTLTRFTAVVQSFVDQGVLPRNVIALVERPKDGHRDDSQAREVGECERTAKSWTVAEVQQFREAARGHRLYACWLLSMYGLRRSEVLGLRWSDIDGEILRIRQGRVAVGTETVEGAPKSRRSRRDLPLPGELTEALRSLKTRQKSEALALGVEWSDDRLIAVQPDTGPVRHEWFSDEFHRLRKAAGLRRIHLKGLRNTSVSLMLDQHHPVHIVAAWHGHDPAVSLSIYSDAKADELKAASTALFG; translated from the coding sequence ATGAGCGCTGCCGACGCCGACCGTTCCAAGCGCACCCGCCGCGCGGCGCCGATCACCAAACACACGGCGCAGAACGGGACCAAGAGCTATTGGTTTCAGGCCGACGTGGGCACCAAGCCGGACGGCTCTCGCGACCGCCGCAGATTCACCTACCGCACCCTGACGGAGGCCCGGAAAGAGTGGCACCGGATAACTGCCGAGGTGGCCGCAGGCACCTACGCCAAGGCAACGACGCTGACGGTGGACGAGGCATGTGACCAGTGGCTTGCCGGTCGCCGGGGCGTGCGTCGAGTCACGTTGGAGGGCTACCGCAACGACCTCAAGCCGGTGCGCCGTCACCTCGGCGGCAAGAAGTTGCAGCAGCTCACTAAGGCTGACGGTGACAGCTTGGTCGAATGGATGCTCACGGCCGGTCGGCAGTCGCCACGGCACTACCGCCCTGAGTCGCTGGCCGGTCGGGTGGCAGCCGTTATCGCGGCCCACCCCGAAGGCATCTCGTCGCGCGAACTCGCGGCGGCGTTCCCCGCTGATGACGTACATACGTGCCTGTCGGGGCTGGTTCGCGCCGGCCGGGTCGCGCGACCGCGACGGGCTGTTTATGTCCTGGCCGCACAGCCCCCAGGCGGTGAGTCCGACGACCTCGGCGGCGTCGGTGTGGTCTCGGTGCGCTCGACGCTGACCCGGTTCACCGCGGTCGTGCAGTCTTTCGTAGATCAGGGCGTCCTCCCCCGCAACGTCATCGCCCTGGTCGAGCGCCCGAAGGACGGCCATCGGGATGACAGCCAGGCCCGCGAAGTCGGCGAGTGCGAGCGCACCGCGAAGTCGTGGACTGTGGCCGAGGTGCAGCAGTTCCGCGAAGCGGCGCGGGGTCATCGCCTCTATGCCTGCTGGCTGTTGAGCATGTACGGGCTGCGGCGCTCCGAGGTGCTGGGACTGCGGTGGTCGGATATCGACGGGGAGATCCTGCGCATCCGGCAAGGCCGGGTCGCGGTAGGTACCGAGACAGTCGAAGGTGCGCCGAAGTCGCGGCGCTCTCGCCGGGATCTGCCGCTACCCGGCGAATTGACCGAGGCTCTGCGCAGTCTCAAGACTCGTCAGAAGTCGGAGGCGTTGGCGCTCGGCGTCGAGTGGTCTGATGACCGCCTGATAGCGGTGCAACCTGACACCGGGCCGGTGCGTCACGAATGGTTCTCCGATGAATTCCACCGCCTGCGAAAGGCAGCGGGGCTGCGCCGAATCCACCTCAAGGGGCTGCGCAATACGTCGGTGTCGCTGATGCTCGACCAGCACCACCCGGTGCACATCGTGGCCGCGTGGCACGGCCACGATCCGGCGGTGTCGCTGTCGATCTACTCCGACGCCAAGGCCGATGAGCTCAAGGCGGCGAGCACTGCCCTGTTCGGCTGA
- a CDS encoding phage/plasmid primase, P4 family yields MFGRDLADALVTWNRQQIGHGRYPLDHNGQETPNPCVADLLAIPVEPIAEFVADRGIDLPTRAQFRDWIAKDLADGGDGIDPELELWRAREVVDPDLAASAQTPTEPRICGVPRSVYEMLQPDAQRKVHEGLVIAPPQAPTYVARWLIRHLFTVRLRIPGQPRRAWMRTLVRVDQTWYHYSVPETGGPARWIARPDSEWLRGQLRGALARLWYLKARTAAGQTIYDKLKAWNPDTRTLKMVEDALADLLSAGTGTSARELPDAYGDQRTAYPTADRQVWVRVRNGVLDVASGKVLPDCPLWFSLTMIEADYSHQVDWADTDWMGVLTAQWPNDPGAIICLQQWFGYLLSGRNDLQKFMFVVGPKGSAKSLIADVAEALMGSSVELGLAALNSQFGLADAYDRGATFAVMADMRFGARDTSLAVSRLLAITGGDTVQIDRKYKDVVSVKLPVRLHGSANELPRLSDHSGALGSRLLILETSRVFRGTDDDDPGLKHRIVTEELGAVLRWAVDGLAQLNASGGVFAVSARAEELAEEVADEFSNVRQFVSQCCEIGAEDDYVLLAELFRVWCKWAIENKSGERMSQNAFRKALMAMHHDPIRPGQKKGTGERVVRGIMGARCDYVERDRFGGDQQKTISTGGLTAEGDPFKRKAG; encoded by the coding sequence TTGTTCGGTCGCGACCTCGCCGACGCGCTGGTGACATGGAACCGTCAGCAGATCGGACACGGCCGCTATCCGCTCGATCACAACGGTCAAGAGACGCCGAACCCTTGTGTGGCAGACCTGTTGGCGATTCCGGTCGAACCCATCGCTGAGTTCGTCGCTGACCGCGGGATCGACCTGCCCACCCGCGCACAGTTCCGCGACTGGATCGCGAAGGATCTCGCGGATGGCGGCGACGGCATCGACCCGGAGCTCGAGCTGTGGCGTGCCCGCGAAGTAGTCGACCCCGATCTTGCCGCAAGTGCGCAGACCCCCACGGAGCCACGGATTTGCGGTGTGCCGCGGTCGGTGTACGAGATGCTGCAGCCTGATGCGCAACGCAAGGTGCACGAGGGTCTGGTCATCGCGCCGCCCCAGGCACCCACCTACGTCGCCCGCTGGCTGATCCGGCATCTATTCACCGTGCGCCTACGGATCCCTGGACAGCCCCGCCGGGCGTGGATGCGCACGCTGGTACGTGTTGACCAGACCTGGTACCACTACTCGGTCCCCGAGACCGGCGGGCCGGCGCGGTGGATTGCGCGCCCCGACTCGGAGTGGCTGCGTGGGCAGCTCCGGGGTGCGCTCGCCAGACTCTGGTACCTGAAGGCGCGCACCGCGGCGGGCCAGACGATCTACGACAAGCTCAAGGCCTGGAACCCGGACACGCGCACCCTCAAGATGGTGGAGGATGCCCTGGCCGATCTGCTCTCGGCCGGGACCGGCACGAGTGCACGGGAGCTACCCGACGCGTACGGCGATCAGCGCACTGCCTACCCGACTGCGGACCGTCAGGTCTGGGTGCGTGTGCGTAACGGCGTGCTCGATGTGGCCAGCGGAAAGGTGCTGCCGGACTGTCCACTGTGGTTCTCGCTGACGATGATCGAGGCTGACTACAGCCATCAGGTCGACTGGGCTGACACAGACTGGATGGGTGTGCTCACCGCGCAATGGCCCAACGATCCAGGCGCGATCATCTGCTTGCAGCAGTGGTTCGGATACTTGCTGTCGGGACGAAACGACTTGCAGAAGTTCATGTTCGTCGTCGGCCCAAAAGGCAGTGCGAAGTCGTTGATTGCCGATGTGGCCGAGGCGCTCATGGGTAGCTCGGTCGAATTGGGCCTCGCGGCTCTCAACTCGCAGTTCGGTCTAGCTGACGCCTACGACCGAGGCGCCACGTTCGCGGTCATGGCCGACATGCGCTTCGGGGCGCGTGATACCAGCTTGGCGGTGAGCCGGTTATTGGCGATCACCGGCGGCGACACGGTCCAAATTGACCGCAAGTACAAGGATGTGGTGTCGGTCAAACTGCCGGTGCGCCTGCACGGATCGGCGAACGAGCTTCCGCGATTGTCCGACCACAGCGGCGCGCTGGGCAGCCGTCTGCTGATTCTGGAGACCTCGCGGGTGTTCCGTGGCACCGACGACGACGATCCCGGCCTCAAACACCGGATCGTCACCGAGGAACTCGGTGCAGTGCTGCGGTGGGCAGTAGACGGTCTGGCGCAGCTCAACGCGTCCGGCGGGGTGTTCGCCGTCAGTGCCCGCGCTGAGGAGCTGGCCGAGGAGGTGGCCGACGAGTTCTCTAACGTGCGCCAGTTCGTTTCGCAGTGCTGTGAGATCGGGGCTGAGGACGACTACGTGCTGCTCGCTGAGCTGTTCCGCGTCTGGTGCAAGTGGGCCATCGAAAACAAGTCGGGTGAACGGATGAGCCAAAACGCATTTCGGAAGGCGCTCATGGCGATGCACCATGACCCGATCAGGCCTGGACAGAAGAAGGGCACCGGCGAGCGAGTAGTCCGAGGAATCATGGGTGCCCGATGCGATTACGTCGAACGGGACCGGTTCGGCGGCGATCAGCAAAAGACCATCAGTACCGGAGGCCTCACGGCAGAAGGCGATCCGTTCAAGCGTAAGGCTGGCTGA
- a CDS encoding flagellar hook-length control protein, with protein sequence MTTTEDVIKSAAAVARDAAEGRLSSADLDQAVADECRALFGVVAGPDDPLWPLHVDIARQVLAAGGLTAAEVAEWAAVLKRREQHNGAVGTVDGSQPRGGPDVPADPETSASGSLSPGSGGPDAHPETGL encoded by the coding sequence ATGACGACCACCGAGGACGTGATCAAGTCGGCGGCAGCCGTCGCGCGCGATGCCGCCGAAGGCCGGCTGTCGTCGGCCGACCTGGACCAGGCGGTGGCCGACGAGTGCCGCGCGTTGTTCGGCGTCGTCGCCGGGCCAGACGATCCGTTGTGGCCGTTGCACGTCGACATCGCACGCCAGGTGCTCGCGGCCGGTGGGCTCACCGCTGCGGAGGTAGCCGAGTGGGCCGCTGTCCTGAAACGTCGAGAGCAACATAACGGGGCTGTGGGGACCGTAGACGGCTCTCAGCCGCGCGGTGGTCCCGATGTGCCTGCCGACCCGGAAACGTCAGCGAGCGGGTCACTCAGCCCCGGTTCCGGCGGTCCTGACGCGCACCCTGAGACGGGTCTGTAA
- a CDS encoding IS1380 family transposase, with translation MQLSHTRPVASAVFDDPNLVSCAGLVPMAALAGQCGLAALADEHLSVPTDKGSNSGAKVACLVAGMVAGADSIDDMALLRHGAMGTVFDRPYAPSTLGSFLRAFTFGHVRQLDAVASRFLAGLHARTPLLAGIDGPILVDLDDTIIEVHGYAKQGSGYGYTRVRGLNALIATLTTTAGAPVITGARLRKGSCGSPRGAKRIIADTLATVNRLRSPEATGKPLLRADSAFYGHPTVAAALRGGAEVSITVRMDTKVKTAIAQIPDDAWTPIEYTDAIYDEPTKRWISRAEVAEIGFTAFSSKKASQQVPGRLVVRRIPDLNTTGSDGQQTLFDTWRFHAFFTTTDLDTVTADKTHRGHAIIEQVHADLKNSALAHLPSGKFTANAAWLVMATMAFNLTRAAATLTRGPLAKARTATIRRTLISVPARIASSARRLTLHLPRDWPWEHAWNTLFGSLSHQNRPIIA, from the coding sequence ATGCAACTATCTCACACCCGGCCCGTAGCCTCAGCAGTCTTCGATGACCCGAATCTGGTGTCGTGCGCCGGGCTGGTCCCGATGGCCGCCTTGGCCGGCCAGTGCGGCCTGGCCGCACTGGCGGATGAGCATCTCAGCGTCCCGACCGACAAGGGCTCCAACAGTGGCGCGAAAGTCGCCTGCCTGGTCGCAGGCATGGTGGCCGGAGCCGACAGCATCGATGACATGGCCTTATTGCGGCACGGGGCGATGGGCACCGTGTTCGACCGCCCGTATGCACCCTCGACCTTGGGGTCGTTCCTGCGCGCATTCACCTTCGGGCATGTCCGCCAACTCGACGCGGTGGCCTCCCGGTTCCTGGCGGGCCTGCATGCCCGCACCCCGCTGCTGGCCGGGATCGACGGCCCGATCCTGGTCGATCTGGACGACACCATCATCGAAGTCCACGGCTATGCCAAACAAGGATCCGGATACGGCTACACCCGGGTCCGCGGGCTCAACGCGTTGATCGCCACGCTCACCACTACCGCCGGTGCGCCGGTGATCACCGGTGCCCGTCTGCGCAAAGGATCGTGCGGCTCACCACGGGGAGCCAAGCGGATCATCGCCGACACCCTGGCCACCGTGAACCGTCTGCGCAGCCCCGAAGCCACCGGCAAGCCGCTGCTGCGAGCCGATTCAGCCTTCTACGGCCATCCCACCGTCGCTGCAGCACTGCGCGGCGGCGCTGAGGTATCGATCACGGTGCGGATGGACACCAAAGTCAAAACCGCGATCGCCCAGATCCCCGACGACGCGTGGACACCGATCGAGTACACCGACGCCATATACGACGAACCCACCAAGCGATGGATCTCCCGCGCCGAGGTCGCCGAGATCGGATTCACCGCGTTCAGTTCCAAGAAAGCCAGCCAGCAGGTGCCCGGCCGGTTGGTGGTGCGCCGCATCCCCGACCTCAACACCACCGGCAGTGACGGGCAGCAGACCTTGTTCGACACCTGGCGCTTCCACGCGTTCTTCACCACCACTGATCTGGACACCGTCACCGCCGACAAGACCCACCGCGGCCACGCCATCATCGAACAGGTTCATGCCGACCTGAAGAACTCCGCCCTGGCTCACCTGCCCTCAGGGAAATTCACCGCCAACGCCGCCTGGCTGGTCATGGCCACCATGGCGTTCAACCTCACCCGCGCCGCCGCGACCCTTACCAGGGGACCGTTGGCCAAAGCCCGCACCGCTACCATCCGCCGAACGCTGATCAGCGTCCCAG
- a CDS encoding AlpA family transcriptional regulator has product MADPVTVIHLLDPPAAARYINMSPETMRVWRRTGTGPAFIRVASNRVRYRVSDLDAWLDGLRVTTGDQD; this is encoded by the coding sequence GTGGCCGATCCCGTGACCGTTATCCATCTGCTGGACCCGCCCGCTGCGGCGCGCTACATCAACATGAGCCCGGAGACGATGCGCGTCTGGCGCCGCACCGGTACCGGCCCGGCGTTCATCCGCGTCGCGAGCAACCGTGTGCGCTACCGGGTTTCTGATCTCGACGCCTGGCTCGACGGGCTGCGCGTGACGACCGGCGACCAGGACTGA
- a CDS encoding IS1380 family transposase, with protein sequence MKVSHRFTASAAVFDDEHLVSCAGLVPVMALAAQTALPQLLTDKVLIVEPRIKSGSANPAPKLSTVIAGMCAGADSIDDLDVVRSGGMRTLFNGVYAPSTIGTLLREFTFGHARQLESVLREHLAGLCTRADLLPGADDRAFIDIDSLLRPVYGHAKQGASYGHTKIAGKQILRKGLSPLITTISTPTGAPVIAGARLRAGKTNSGKGAARMVAQAIATARAAGVTGPILVRGDSAYGNSTVTAACRRAGAQFSLVLTKTRAVTAAIASIDEHAWIPVQYPGAIRDPDTGAWISDAEVAEITHTAFTSTDSPITARLIVRRVKDARFPDALFPVWRYHPFFTDTDEPTAAADITHRRHAIIETVFADLIDGPLAHMPSGRFGANSAWILCAAIAHNLLRAAGVLAGGAHAVARGATLRRKIITIPARLVRPQRRPVLHLPSHWPWAQHWLTLWRNTIGYSPPQPATP encoded by the coding sequence GTGAAAGTGTCCCATAGGTTCACTGCCTCGGCGGCCGTCTTCGACGACGAGCATCTCGTGTCCTGCGCCGGATTGGTCCCGGTCATGGCATTGGCCGCCCAGACGGCCTTGCCGCAGCTATTAACCGACAAGGTGCTCATCGTCGAACCGAGGATCAAATCCGGGTCGGCCAACCCTGCACCGAAACTAAGCACCGTGATTGCCGGGATGTGCGCCGGCGCCGACAGCATCGACGACCTCGACGTCGTGCGATCAGGCGGCATGAGAACCCTGTTCAATGGGGTGTACGCGCCCTCGACTATCGGAACCCTGCTGCGGGAGTTCACCTTCGGACACGCCCGGCAACTGGAGTCCGTGCTGCGCGAGCACCTGGCCGGGCTCTGCACACGGGCCGATCTGCTTCCCGGCGCCGACGACCGAGCGTTCATCGACATCGACTCACTGCTACGTCCGGTCTACGGACACGCCAAACAGGGCGCCTCCTACGGACACACCAAAATCGCGGGCAAACAGATCCTGCGCAAAGGCCTGTCACCGTTGATCACCACAATCAGCACCCCCACCGGCGCGCCGGTGATCGCCGGCGCCCGGCTGCGAGCCGGCAAAACCAACTCCGGCAAGGGCGCAGCCCGGATGGTCGCCCAAGCCATCGCCACCGCCCGCGCCGCCGGGGTCACCGGCCCGATCCTGGTACGCGGCGACTCGGCCTACGGCAACAGCACCGTGACCGCCGCCTGCCGCCGCGCCGGTGCTCAGTTCTCGTTGGTGCTGACCAAAACTCGCGCTGTCACGGCGGCCATCGCATCCATCGACGAGCACGCCTGGATTCCCGTGCAATATCCCGGCGCGATTCGTGATCCCGACACCGGAGCATGGATCTCCGATGCCGAAGTCGCCGAGATCACCCACACCGCCTTTACCTCCACCGACAGCCCGATCACCGCACGGTTGATCGTGCGACGGGTCAAAGACGCCCGCTTCCCCGATGCGCTGTTTCCGGTGTGGCGGTATCACCCGTTCTTCACCGACACCGACGAACCCACCGCCGCGGCCGACATCACCCACCGCCGCCACGCGATCATCGAGACCGTGTTCGCCGATCTGATCGACGGACCCCTGGCGCACATGCCCTCGGGACGATTCGGCGCGAACTCGGCGTGGATCCTGTGCGCTGCGATCGCCCACAACCTGCTGCGTGCCGCTGGCGTGCTCGCCGGCGGCGCCCACGCAGTGGCCCGGGGAGCCACCCTGCGCCGCAAGATCATCACCATTCCCGCCAGACTGGTCCGACCCCAACGCCGCCCCGTTCTGCATCTACCCAGCCACTGGCCCTGGGCACAGCACTGGCTCACCCTGTGGCGCAACACCATCGGCTACAGCCCACCACAACCGGCAACACCCTGA
- a CDS encoding AlpA family transcriptional regulator, with amino-acid sequence MTLQPAHSPTVPTLDDLRREPPLISVGRAAQYVGVSRAFGYTMAKEGRLPVVKLGSRRVKVKSAALLAMLEGE; translated from the coding sequence ATGACACTACAGCCTGCACATTCGCCAACCGTTCCGACTCTCGATGACCTGCGCCGGGAGCCGCCGTTGATCAGCGTCGGGCGCGCGGCGCAGTACGTGGGGGTGAGCCGCGCGTTCGGCTACACGATGGCCAAAGAGGGCCGGTTGCCGGTGGTCAAGCTGGGCTCACGCCGGGTGAAGGTCAAGAGCGCCGCGCTGCTGGCGATGCTGGAGGGCGAGTAG
- a CDS encoding terminase large subunit domain-containing protein produces the protein MSTALRTLVGIRALAAHRARRRPTTPAELAKRMIPGYRITPTIALISDAIADAVANPDRRYIISTPPRTGKSVLTSQVGTVFALASNPDAMIILRSYSDSLAEEHSRAARRLIEDHGGVLGVALSTEKASVGRWQLANRRGGLLAGGILSGATGFGADLLIVDDPIKNSVEADSAAYRRRLSAEFRASLLSRLHPGASVVIVATRWAEEDLSGELLAEDGTRWQHVNVPAISTPGVPDALDREPGVGMTTALGERSVGDFEEIRRAVGSRAWAALYLGVPSTPEGTLIRADWLETWRLPAAPPRPIRTVVGVDPSDSGSGDSCGIVAASISSDGTVAVIADASAPLTSEQWARAAVELAIDTGASEIAVEGFAARETYVRVVKDALARYRMNHPIRVTSWPPKGSGRGGGDALARSSALLQGLEVGTVRIAGHLPELEDAAVGWQVGQHQPDQLAALVVAHDVLVHSLAQQVTFTNPAARGGLRDRGDTRSPIEQRLGGRPGLASVTPINPRLTRRISGGGYDPLGYQRTTRRSF, from the coding sequence ATGAGCACCGCACTGCGCACCCTGGTCGGCATCCGTGCGCTGGCCGCACACCGTGCCCGACGCCGACCGACGACACCGGCCGAGCTGGCCAAACGGATGATCCCCGGTTACCGAATCACGCCGACGATTGCGCTCATCTCGGATGCCATCGCTGACGCGGTGGCCAACCCTGACCGGCGTTACATCATCAGCACGCCGCCGCGCACGGGCAAGAGCGTGCTCACCTCTCAGGTCGGCACCGTGTTTGCGTTGGCGAGCAACCCGGACGCGATGATCATCCTGCGGTCGTACTCGGACTCGCTGGCTGAGGAGCACTCGCGTGCAGCGCGGCGGCTGATCGAGGATCACGGCGGCGTCCTCGGCGTCGCGCTGTCGACGGAGAAGGCCAGTGTCGGCCGATGGCAGCTCGCGAATCGTCGCGGTGGTCTGCTGGCCGGTGGCATCCTGTCCGGTGCAACCGGATTCGGCGCGGATCTGTTGATCGTGGACGACCCGATCAAGAACAGTGTTGAGGCTGACTCGGCCGCGTACCGACGCCGATTGAGTGCGGAGTTTCGCGCGTCGCTGCTATCCCGCCTGCATCCCGGCGCCTCGGTGGTGATCGTGGCCACGAGATGGGCAGAAGAGGACTTGTCCGGCGAGCTGCTAGCCGAGGATGGCACACGCTGGCAGCACGTCAACGTGCCCGCGATCAGCACGCCTGGCGTGCCCGACGCCCTGGACCGTGAGCCCGGCGTCGGTATGACGACGGCGCTCGGTGAGCGCAGCGTCGGCGACTTCGAGGAGATCAGGCGGGCGGTGGGCTCGCGGGCGTGGGCTGCGCTCTACCTCGGTGTACCGAGCACCCCCGAGGGCACGCTGATTCGGGCCGACTGGCTGGAGACGTGGCGTCTGCCCGCGGCCCCGCCGCGGCCGATCAGGACTGTGGTGGGCGTCGACCCGTCAGATTCGGGTAGCGGCGACTCGTGCGGCATCGTGGCGGCGTCGATCAGCTCTGACGGCACGGTGGCGGTGATTGCTGATGCCAGCGCGCCGCTCACCTCTGAGCAGTGGGCCAGAGCTGCGGTCGAGCTGGCCATCGACACCGGCGCGTCGGAGATCGCGGTTGAGGGGTTCGCAGCTCGTGAGACGTATGTGCGGGTGGTCAAGGATGCGCTGGCTCGATACCGGATGAACCACCCGATCAGGGTCACGTCGTGGCCACCGAAGGGCAGCGGCCGGGGCGGTGGCGATGCGCTGGCGCGCTCATCTGCGCTGCTGCAAGGTCTGGAGGTCGGCACGGTGCGGATCGCGGGTCACCTGCCCGAGCTGGAGGACGCCGCGGTGGGATGGCAGGTCGGCCAGCATCAGCCTGACCAGCTCGCCGCCCTGGTGGTCGCGCATGACGTGTTGGTGCACAGCCTTGCCCAGCAGGTGACCTTCACCAACCCGGCTGCGCGGGGCGGTCTGCGGGACCGCGGCGACACCCGATCTCCGATTGAGCAGCGGCTCGGCGGGCGGCCCGGTCTGGCCAGCGTGACGCCGATAAATCCGCGGCTGACCCGGCGCATCAGCGGTGGCGGGTATGACCCGCTCGGGTACCAGAGGACAACGCGACGCAGCTTCTGA
- a CDS encoding recombinase family protein — translation MARRTAPAGTVVAYIRVSTEEQATSGAGLDAQRAAITAEADRRGWTIVAWHADEGISGGKGIEHRPGLAGAVAAVELGDAAGLLAAKLDRISRSVLDTAKLMERARRGGWELVTCDLAIDTSTPAGEATASMMAVFSQLERRLISQRTREALAVKRAQGVRLGRPSSLPTEVVERILAARARGMALRAIAADLTADNVPTATGGKWHASTVRVVLDGQDAARLRAEAVTA, via the coding sequence ATGGCACGCCGCACCGCCCCGGCCGGGACCGTCGTGGCCTACATCCGCGTAAGCACCGAGGAACAGGCCACCAGCGGCGCCGGGCTCGATGCCCAGCGCGCCGCCATCACCGCCGAAGCCGACCGCCGCGGGTGGACCATCGTTGCCTGGCACGCCGATGAGGGGATCTCAGGCGGCAAGGGCATCGAGCACCGACCCGGCCTGGCCGGCGCCGTCGCCGCCGTCGAGCTCGGTGACGCCGCCGGGCTCCTGGCCGCAAAGCTCGACCGGATCTCCCGGTCGGTGCTCGACACGGCCAAGCTGATGGAACGCGCCCGCCGGGGCGGGTGGGAGCTGGTCACCTGTGACCTGGCCATCGACACCAGCACACCGGCCGGTGAGGCCACCGCCTCGATGATGGCCGTGTTCTCCCAGTTGGAGCGGCGCCTGATCAGCCAGCGCACCCGCGAAGCCCTGGCCGTCAAGCGAGCCCAGGGTGTGCGACTCGGCCGTCCGTCGAGCCTGCCGACCGAGGTCGTCGAGCGCATCCTCGCCGCGCGAGCACGCGGCATGGCCCTGCGCGCCATCGCCGCCGACCTGACCGCCGACAACGTGCCCACCGCCACAGGCGGCAAGTGGCACGCCTCAACGGTGCGCGTCGTGCTCGACGGCCAGGACGCCGCGCGGCTACGTGCCGAGGCAGTCACCGCCTGA